Part of the Candidatus Brocadia sinica JPN1 genome, AGTTGTGACTATCTCATCCTGTTTTAAATGATGAGATTAGAACGGTTGGGATTTACAAAAAATAATAGAGGATAAGCATGTATCAAAACTTAAAAATAGGGAACTTTTTGATTATATTTATCGGAATTACGTGCGTAATTGGCTGTAGAAATGCTGACGTTAGAAAAAATGATATTAAATCAATTGACAGTAAAAAAACCGACGCCAAAAACAGTAGCAAACAATCCGATCTTTATGATGAAACAGGCATTGCTTCATTCATTTCTGATGAATACGATGGCAAAATGACCGCGAGTGGTGTCCGTTATGATAAAAACAAATTGACAGCTGCTCATCCGTCGTTGTCCTTTGGAACAAAAATATTGATTACCAATTTGATGAATAAGAGAAAGGTTGAAGTAATTGTTATAGACCGTTTTTATCGCACGACGGACAGGATTGTGAATGTTTCACATAGGGCCGGTGTAGAATTAGATTTGATAGAGAGCGGGATTGCAAAAGTAGGCATAACGATCATTGAAAAAACCGGTCAGAATTTCAAGTAAAAGGGATTTGTTCTCTATCCAACTGAATAACTGTGGATAATTGGGAACACCACCCGCATTTTTCTTGGCGCGTTAACAGCTATCTGATATCATGTTCACACTACGGCGGGAATTGAAAGGGTAATTGTTCAGGATCTTTCCCATAACAAGAAAAACACCAGGTATACCATGGAATTCAAACACGATGTTCTCATAGTGGGAGCCGGGCTTGCCGGTTTGCGGGCGGCAGTAGAGGTGGCGGGAGTTGCGGATGTTGCCCTGATCAGTAAGGTGTTTTCCACCCGCTCTCATTCCGGTGCCGCCCAGGGAGGTATTGCCGGAGCGCTGGGCAATGAAGAGCCCGATTCATGGGAATGGCACATGTACGATACGGTCAAGGGGGGGGATTTTCTCACTGACCAGGATGCAGCTGAAGTTCTGACGCAAGATGCCCTCCGGGCTATTTACGAGCTTGAGCATATGGGTGTTCCTTTCAACAGGACCCCGGCTGGTACCATTGCCCAGCGGGCATTTGGCGGCCATACCCGCGATTTCGGCAAGGCGCCGGTTAAAAGGGCATGTCATGCAGCCGACCGTACTGGCAGGGTAATTATGGATACCTTGTACTTCGAATCACTCCGGAAGGGGATTAAGGTCTATGAAGAATTTTATCTGCTGGATCTGATTATGCAGGAAGACACGGTTGCAGGTCTCGTGGCATACGATCTTGCAACGGGCGCTGTTCACGTCTTTCATTCGCGGGTAGTCGTGTTAGCAACGGGTGGTTTCGGCAAGGTGTACAAAACCACCTCCAACTGTTTCGCGAATACCGGGGATGGAGTGTATCTTGCCTATAGGGCAGGGGTGCCTCTCGAGGATATGGAGTTTGTTCAATTTCATCCCACCGGTATTTATGGCATGGGTGTGCTCATTAGTGAGGCAGCCCGCGGCGAAGGGGGTATGCTTCGGAATGGGAAAGGGTACCGGTTTATGGAAAGGTATGCCCCAGGCTTAAAAGATCTTGCCCCACGGGACGTCATTAGTCGTGCAATTTATGACGAAATTCGTGAGGGCAGGGGAATTGATGGACGGGATTACGTCCACCTTGATCTTACCCATCTGGGGAAAGAACGCCTTGCGGCG contains:
- a CDS encoding septal ring lytic transglycosylase RlpA family protein, giving the protein MIIFIGITCVIGCRNADVRKNDIKSIDSKKTDAKNSSKQSDLYDETGIASFISDEYDGKMTASGVRYDKNKLTAAHPSLSFGTKILITNLMNKRKVEVIVIDRFYRTTDRIVNVSHRAGVELDLIESGIAKVGITIIEKTGQNFK
- the sdhA gene encoding succinate dehydrogenase flavoprotein subunit; amino-acid sequence: MEFKHDVLIVGAGLAGLRAAVEVAGVADVALISKVFSTRSHSGAAQGGIAGALGNEEPDSWEWHMYDTVKGGDFLTDQDAAEVLTQDALRAIYELEHMGVPFNRTPAGTIAQRAFGGHTRDFGKAPVKRACHAADRTGRVIMDTLYFESLRKGIKVYEEFYLLDLIMQEDTVAGLVAYDLATGAVHVFHSRVVVLATGGFGKVYKTTSNCFANTGDGVYLAYRAGVPLEDMEFVQFHPTGIYGMGVLISEAARGEGGMLRNGKGYRFMERYAPGLKDLAPRDVISRAIYDEIREGRGIDGRDYVHLDLTHLGKERLAAKLSDISSFVRIYLGIDLVRDLIPVQPTCHYMMGGIPTNLDGQVLDENQQVIQGLYAAGECACVSVHGANRLGCNSLLDLVVFGRRAGKKILQALDGLAWVSLPDQPERDTLAKIDRLKRRQDGEKAGVLRNEMQEAMMAYCSVFRNKKDLNKALATIRSLMERYEGVAIDNRGLGFNTDLTEALELESLLNLSYIILVSALAREESRGAHFREDYPERDDQNWLKHTLIRKTMDGYRLFYKPVTITRFEPKPRVY